In a genomic window of Sarcophilus harrisii chromosome 4, mSarHar1.11, whole genome shotgun sequence:
- the ELN gene encoding elastin — protein MVTNSALPLSFVGVPGAVPGAVPGGVYYPGAGGLGGLGAGGLGAGGLGAGGLGAGGLGGLGAGGLGAGGKPPKPGIGGLAGLGGGPGGLGAGLGGFPGGGYPGGLLTGPAAGAAYKAAAKAGLGAGGVGGVGGVGGVGGVGGVGGVGGVGGGVSTGAGLPQTGAGVGAGVGAGGKPGKVPGVGLPGVYPGGVLPGAGGRFPGVGVLPGVPTGTGVKPKAPGGGGAFAGIPGVGPFGGQQPGVPLGYPIKAPKLPGGYGLPYSTGKLPYGYGPGGIGGAGAGAGKAGYPTGTGVGSAAAAAAKAAKYGAGAGGPGALPGFGTGAGGLPGIGGIAGAGSPAAAAAAAAKAAKYGAAGGLVPGVGGIPGIGSVAGVPGVGGVPGVGGVPGVGGVPGVGGVPGAVSPAAAAKAAAKAAKYGARAGTGVGVPGFGVGAGGLPGFGAGTGAVPGAGVGPGGIPGAALSPAAAAAAAAAAAKAAKYGAGGLGGIVPGAGIPGVGIPGGVGGVGGIGGVGGVGGGPGAPSAAAAAAAKAAAKAAQYGLVPGVGGLGGVPGGLGGVPGGLGGVPGGLGGVPGGLGGVPGGLGGVPGGLGEVPGGLGGVPGGAGAGAGAVPGAGTPEAQAAAKAAAKAQYRAATGIGGPGYPTRAVDGFVGGPTFGIGVGPGSLAAAKAAKYAAAGGAGGLGGLGGLGGAGGGLIPGVAGVPGGGAGGLGGVPGAGTPAAAAAAKAAAKAAQYGVGGAGGLGGRGIPGIGGVPGVGGVPGVGGVPGVGGIPGVGGVPGAGSPAAAAKAAAKAAKYGAAGGLVPGAGGLVPGFGAGGLPGTRGLPGAAGAPSLGYGFSPIYPGASAAGLGFGGK, from the exons GTATCGGCGGTCTTGCTGGACTTGGGGGAG gCCCTGGAGGACTTGGAGCAG GGCTGGGCGGCTTCCCAGGGGGAGGCTACCCAGGGGGACTGCTGACGGGCCCCGCCGCAGGGGCAGCTTACAAAGCAGCTGCCAAGGCTG GTCTTGGGGCCGGTGGCGTTGGAGGCGTCGGAGGCGTCGGAGGGGTTGGCGGTGTTGGAGGGGTCGGAGGCGTCGGAGGGGTCGGCGGAGGAGTGTCCACAG GTGCCGGGTTGCCCCAGACTGGGGCCGGAGTCGGGGCTGGAGTCGGGGCCGGAGGGAAGCCAGGGAAAGTTCCAG GTGTGGGCCTTCCAGGAGTGTATCCAGGTGGCGTTCTTCCAGGAGCAG GAGGACGGTTCCCCGGCGTCGGGGTCCTGCCAGGTGTGCCGACGGGGACCGGAGTCAAGCCCAAAGCCCCAG GAGGAGGCGGAGCTTTTGCAGGAATTCCAG GAGTTGGACCTTTCGGAGGTCAGCAGCCAGGAGTTCCCTTGGGCTACCCTATCAAGGCTCCCAAGCTCCCAG GTGGCTACGGACTACCCTACAGCACTGGAAAGCTGCCCTACG GTTATGGCCCAGGTGGGATCGGCGGAGCCGGGGCAGGAGCGGGGAAAGCGGGCTACCCCACTGGGACAG GAGTTGGTTCTGCAGCAGCTGCAGCAGCAAAAGCAGCTAAGTATG GTGCTGGGGCCGGAGGGCCTGGAGCACTTCCTGGCTTTGGGACTGGAGCTGGAGGACTTCCTGGCATTGGAGGCATTGCTG GAGCCGGGTCCCCAGCTGCAGCTGCAGCCGCAGCCGCCAAAGCAGCCAAGTATG GAGCTGCTGGAGGCTTAGTACCAGGTGTTGGTGGCATCCCAGGTATCGGAAGTGTTGCAGGTGTCCCAGGTGTCGGAGGTGTCCCAGGTGTGGGAGGTGTCCCTGGTGTCGGAGGTGTCCCAGGTGTTGGTGGTGTCCCAG GAGCAGTGAGCCCAGCTGCAGCAGCCAAAGCAGCAGCTAAAGCAGCCAAGTACG GGGCCCGAGCTGGCACCGGAGTCGGGGTCCCTGGTTTTGGCGTGGGTGCCGGAGGCCTTCCCGGCTTTGGGGCTGGCACTGGAGCTGTTCCTGGTGCAGGAGTCGGTCCTGGAGGCATCCCCGGGGCAGCGCTTTCCC ctgctgccgccgccgccgccgctgccgccgccgccaaAGCAGCTAAGTATG GTGCTGGAGGTCTTGGAGGAATCGTTCCCGGCGCTGGCATCCCGGGTGTGGGGATTCCAGGCGGCGTTGGAGGCGTTGGCGGGATTGGAGGCGTTGGCGGGGTTGGAGGCGGTCCAG GAGCCCCatcagccgccgccgccgccgccgccaaaGCCGCCGCCAAAGCCGCCCAGTACG GGTTAGTCCCAGGTGTGGGAGGACTAGGAGGAGTCCCCGGAGGACTAGGAGGAGTCCCCGGAGGATTAGGAGGAGTCCCGGGAGGACTAGGAGGAGTCCCGGGAGGACTAGGAGGAGTCCCGGGAGGACTAGGAGGAGTCCCGGGAGGACTAGGAGAAGTCCCCGGAGGACTAGGAGGAGTCCCTGGAGGTGCTGGTGCTGGAGCCGGAGCTGTCCCAG GAGCAGGGACCCCAGAGGCCCAGGCTGCAGCCAAAGCAGCCGCCAAAGCCCAGTACA GAGCTGCCACTGGGATTGGAGGCCCTGGCTACCCAACCAGAGCCGTAGATGGCTTCGTTGGTGGTCCTACCTTCGGGATTGGTGTAG GCCCGGGATCCCTGGCAGCGGCGAAAGCAGCTAAATACG CAGCGGCCGGAGGAGCTGGAGGCTTGGGAGGCCTGGGAGGCCTGGGAGGGGCTGGAGGCGGCTTGATACCTGGCGTGGCCGGAGTCCCCGGTGGAGGGGCTGGAGGTCTGGGAGGTGTCCCAG GAGCAGGTACCCCCGCAGCAGCTGCAGCCGCCAAGGCCGCCGCCAAGGCCGCCCAGTATG GCGTTGGAGGAGCTGGCGGGCTCGGAGGCAGAGGCATCCCCGGCATTGGTGGTGTCCCAGGTGTGGGCGGCGTCCCAGGTGTAGGAGGCGTCCCAGGTGTAGGAGGCATCCCAGGTGTGGGAGGCGTCCCAG GAGCAGGATCTCCGGCTGCAGCCGCCAAAGCCGCTGCCAAAGCAGCTAAGTACG GTGCTGCCGGTGGCCTCGTGCCAGGAGCTGGAGGCCTCGTGCCAGGCTTTGGAGCTGGAGGCTTGCCAGGGACCCGAGGGCTGCCAGGGGCAG CAGGTGCCCCCTCCCTTGGCTATGGATTTTCACCTATTTACCCAG GTGCTTCAGCTGCTGGGCTGGGATTTGGTGGTAAGTAA